From the Nostoc sp. PCC 7107 genome, the window AGGTGTCAAGTACAAATGAGACGTAAATCAACTGGTAGATCAGCTACAACATCTAAACCTCCGGCTTTTCAGCCTTCTCTGTTCAACCTCACCACGATCGCTATTTTGGGAGGTGTGCTAGTTTTGGGTATTGGCATTGGGATTGCTTTTAGCTCCACAACCACTTTATCGCCATCCAACGTGGCTTCGCGGGAATTTATTGATACAAGAGCGCCAAACCCAGAGATTTGTGTACAGTACGGCGCTAGTGCAATGGTGATGGATGCCAGATTATTTGTGACACTTAACCCATTTAACGTTTATGTTGCTCAACCAAGTATGCGTCCAGGATGCGTATTACGGCAAAATAACTGGGCAATTTTAGAACAGCGCAAACTTGTCACCTCTGACCAAGTAAGAGAATGTAAAAATCGTCTGAATACCTTTGGTTTTACAGGTAGCTTAGATAGCGAAAAACCTGATATTAGATGTATTTATCAAAACGACGCAGCGCAAAACTTTTTCACATCTCAACCGGGAGCCGTGGGATCACCTCAAGACACAGACAGATTTTAGTGTGAGAAGAAAGATTGGTTAGAGGCTAGTACAACAAGGCAAAAGTAAAAAGAAAGAATATTCACATCACAAGACTTTTGCTCATTCCAGATGGATACTGAGCATAGCTTCTCACAGAGAAATCAGGTTTATTTATTTCCGCCGTACCGTATTAGTATTTTGACTCAGCACTTTTAACTTATGGTTTAGGCAGAGGTTGTCCAAATTCAATCACTGGGATTTGGACTTCATTGGATTGATAGTTGGGTGTGGTTCGGGCTGTAGGAATGGGAAAATTAGGACTGGCTAAGGGCGCAGTACTATTCAAATTACCAGATTGATTGGGAAAGTTGGCTGGAGGAAGAATTGAGCCTGGGATTTGAGAAGGATTCTTGGAAGATAGGGGAGGTACAGTGATATAGGGTTGTTGTTGGTTAGTAGTGATGGGCGGTAAAGCACTAGGTAACTGTAGATAGTTAGAGTTGGGATTTAAGTTAGTAGGAGCAGGTGTTTGAGGATAGTAATTATAGGAACTTGGCGGGAAGTTATTAATGTTGGGCTGTAAGTTTGCTGGTTGAATGGCGAGATTTTTACTAGAAGTAAAAGGACGTAATATCCAGCGCGTGGGATTATTTCTAGAGACAGGTTGTAGTTTTACCTGATTGATGTCGATATAAGTTCCGGTGGCTAAATCTAGAACAATTCGAGTTATGGTGGCGTTCAATTGCGAAACCCGGACACGTTGAATTGCGCCAGAATAACTTTGCTTAGTCATAACATAACCCAGCTTAGTATCTGGCAGGTCAATAACCAGACGTGGCGGTTGAGAAAGGTAAAAGTATTGCGGCTTTGTACCAGCTGACAACGTAAATTCAAGTTGTGCCGCTTCTGGATAAAATCGCCAATCATTCAACTTAGCAATTGGTGCAGCATTACTACTACCAGTGTCTAAAGTAATTGCTGTGTAAAATCCTAGCCAGCTGATACTAACTAGACGCTGGCTCCATAACAAAAACCATTTAGGTTTTGGGCTTGTGTACATTATTTGTATTCCGTATATATTTAGACACAAAGAAGTTTGGTGGAATTAGTAAAAAGTGATACCTCATTCAAGGCAAATTTTAGGCTTTAAATTACCTAATTCCTAACTTACATAATTTGCCCACATTTTAATGGCTATTTAACTTTTGTGATTTTTCTTGGGTTAGTTGTTTGGTAGCAGTAAATCGCAGAGTTTCGGGAATGCCATTAACTGTTAGTTGACCTGTCATTTTATCTTGATCTATTAGCTGCATTTGCATTGTGACTGATTTACTTGTCTCAAGTTGCGAGTCTTGATGAGGACAAAGGATTTCTGGAGTAACTTTTCCAGAAAAACTGATCTGTTGATTTTGCAAGATCCCTTTGAGCGAAAGTGGTTGTTCAGTGTCTACATGAGAATTTACAGGCAATAAAGAAGCATTCAAATAAATACCTGATTGTTGAATCTTTAGTACCAGAGAGTCTGCTATGTCACAGCTGGGTAAGTTCGTGGAGAGAGTAATACTGTAACGTCCGTCAACTACAGAAGGCGCTTTGAGATTGTTTTCTCCATAGGCTGTAACAGTTTTAAACAACAGTAACACTGAACCTATAGCTACTCCATAGAAGGTTAAAGATTTAACATTCATTAGTTTGTCACTTTTGATTCTTGGTTGCTGATTTCAGGTAGCACAGAAGCCAGATGAGAGGTAACTTGACTGTAACGGCGGGTAATGAGCAGAGAGGAACGGCATTGAATGGCTAGTGCATCTGTGTATCTGCCGAGGGTTTGACGCTCAATTCCCCAAACGCGGCTGGTGCCGGCAATGGTGAGGTCAACTGTTTCGGAAGCTGCAACAACGGCTTGAATTGGTTCTGGGGATTCGACAGTTTTAATTTCAATGCGATCGCGTACACTGGCTGGTAGTTGCTCCATCATTTTGTATAATTCATAACTCAACTCATCTTTTTGTTGATTTTCCCCAAGTACCTGTAAAATCTGCAACATACAGGTATCACGGTTAATCAAGAGTCTCAAAGCTAAAATTAAGGCTAAATCATCATGAATATTTGCCGAGTAAGGAACCAATAAGTTTTCTAAACGCTCTAATCCCCGATCTACAAATACGGCAACATCCACTGGTGCAGTGCTGAGAATCTGCCCGACTCTGCCACCTAAACGATTGTTACTAAAAGCTGGACGATGCCATCCGACAAGTATTAAATCTGTTTGTTCAATTTGGGCGATTTGGGCTGTTTCTCGCGCCACATTACTGGATATGCGAATAATCGGATGCACATAGGAACGAGCAATTTGCGGTTCTAAGGTGTTAATCAATTCTTCTAGTTGCTGGCGACGCTGAAGAATTAATCGTTCCGCTTCTACTGGGGTACTCTCAAAGGCATAATCTTCTTGCAATTCAATTAAGCTAAGAGGACTGACTACAGCAGGTTGTCTGTAGTTGAGTGCCAAAGTTACTGCAAATTGCAGCAACCCTTTTTGTGTGCTAGGATTCGCAACCGGCACTAAAATCCGGTAATTAGGAGCAGCTTCAACAACAGTAGTAGGTTCAGTTGTCGCTTCTGCTTCCAAGTCTGGTTCGACTACATCCAACTTGATGAGATGTTTGGGATATGTCCACTCCAGCAGGGGCGAAGTCATAAATGTTGTTACCAATGCCATAATTACCAGCATGGTAAAGACCAAGGGTGAAATTACGCCTAACTCTAAACCAATGTTGAGAACAATTAGCTCGGTTAAACCCCGTGTATTCATTAACCAACCAAGGGCGGAAGCTTCTCGCTTATTGATGCCACTTACACGAGCAGCTACATAAGTGCCAATATACTTGCCAGCGATCGCCACAAACAATACCAATCCACATAACAGCCATAATTCAGGACGATTTAGTAAACCTATCTGCGTCCGCAAGCCACTATAGGCAAAAAATATTGGTAGCAGAAATATCAAGACAAAATCTTCGGTTTTAACCGCTAATTCTCGAACTAAATCTGCATTCTTGGGCATTGCTGCACCCAATAAAAACGCGCCAAAAATTAGGTGAATCCCAATTAGTTCGGTGATGAGTGCAGAACCAACTACCGCCATGTAAATTACGGCTAAAAGTAACTGGCTTAAACGTCCAGTACGCCGATAGTAAGTGGCTAACCGTTGAAGAAACCAACGCCCCACCGTTAGCATAAAGGTAATGTAGACAATGCTCTCAATAATTGTGGGTATAGCACCAGCAATGTTACCCGTTCGGGCTACGGCGATTGCTACTGCTAAAATACACCATGCAGTCACATCATCTACGGCTGCACAAGTTAATGCCAAGGTTCCTAGCCGTGTCCCCTGCAAATTGTTCTCTGTAATAATTCTTGCCAATACCGGAAAAGCAGTAATTGACATTGCTGCACCTAAAAATAGGGCAAAGGCAGTAAACGAGACACTAGCATTAGAAACCAGAGGATACAGCAGTAAAGACAAAATAGCCGCCAGAGAAAACGGCACAATTATGCTGACATTCGAGGTAAGAATCGCTGCTTGTAAGTTTCCACTGAGATATTTAGGATTAAGTTCTAACCCAATTAAAAACATGAAAAATATTAATCCCACCTGAGACAATACATTAAGAAACGGAATTGTTTCAGGTGGAAATA encodes:
- a CDS encoding AMIN domain-containing protein, which codes for MYTSPKPKWFLLWSQRLVSISWLGFYTAITLDTGSSNAAPIAKLNDWRFYPEAAQLEFTLSAGTKPQYFYLSQPPRLVIDLPDTKLGYVMTKQSYSGAIQRVRVSQLNATITRIVLDLATGTYIDINQVKLQPVSRNNPTRWILRPFTSSKNLAIQPANLQPNINNFPPSSYNYYPQTPAPTNLNPNSNYLQLPSALPPITTNQQQPYITVPPLSSKNPSQIPGSILPPANFPNQSGNLNSTAPLASPNFPIPTARTTPNYQSNEVQIPVIEFGQPLPKP
- a CDS encoding DUF3172 domain-containing protein — translated: MRRKSTGRSATTSKPPAFQPSLFNLTTIAILGGVLVLGIGIGIAFSSTTTLSPSNVASREFIDTRAPNPEICVQYGASAMVMDARLFVTLNPFNVYVAQPSMRPGCVLRQNNWAILEQRKLVTSDQVRECKNRLNTFGFTGSLDSEKPDIRCIYQNDAAQNFFTSQPGAVGSPQDTDRF
- a CDS encoding cation:proton antiporter, with the translated sequence MHTVILVLIEVLIVIGLSRLIGLAFKSIKQPLVIGEIVAGIMLGPSLFGLLAPHVAASLFPPETIPFLNVLSQVGLIFFMFLIGLELNPKYLSGNLQAAILTSNVSIIVPFSLAAILSLLLYPLVSNASVSFTAFALFLGAAMSITAFPVLARIITENNLQGTRLGTLALTCAAVDDVTAWCILAVAIAVARTGNIAGAIPTIIESIVYITFMLTVGRWFLQRLATYYRRTGRLSQLLLAVIYMAVVGSALITELIGIHLIFGAFLLGAAMPKNADLVRELAVKTEDFVLIFLLPIFFAYSGLRTQIGLLNRPELWLLCGLVLFVAIAGKYIGTYVAARVSGINKREASALGWLMNTRGLTELIVLNIGLELGVISPLVFTMLVIMALVTTFMTSPLLEWTYPKHLIKLDVVEPDLEAEATTEPTTVVEAAPNYRILVPVANPSTQKGLLQFAVTLALNYRQPAVVSPLSLIELQEDYAFESTPVEAERLILQRRQQLEELINTLEPQIARSYVHPIIRISSNVARETAQIAQIEQTDLILVGWHRPAFSNNRLGGRVGQILSTAPVDVAVFVDRGLERLENLLVPYSANIHDDLALILALRLLINRDTCMLQILQVLGENQQKDELSYELYKMMEQLPASVRDRIEIKTVESPEPIQAVVAASETVDLTIAGTSRVWGIERQTLGRYTDALAIQCRSSLLITRRYSQVTSHLASVLPEISNQESKVTN